The sequence TGTGGTATTCACGTCTTCTCCTGGGGACGCAGAGATGGAACCATTAGCTGAGGTTACAATACGTTATCTATATACCGCTGACATACTCCATAGCCTCGTACATAAAACCGACCCACGCACCTCCGTCCCGCTCACAAAGAAAGATACCGCTAAAGAAAACcagtttaaggctgtgttcacactgagtttttagcaggaggaaaattcctcctgcaaaaactgctccagacggtttttgcacagtggtttgacaaaaactcgtcaaaacactcgtcgaggcgtttttttcctctttctgactgattgaaatggggttttggaggcggaaaccgcgtcaagataggtcatgacgcttctttttaccgcgacgcagttttttttactcgcggtaaaaaaactcgtccaactcccattgaaatcaatgggaggcattttcgggcgtttttttacgagttttgcggcgcggtttccgcgtcaaaaaactcagtgtgaacagggccctacgGTCTCTTCACTCCCCCCTCCATGAGCAGTacagagggtttgttacaattgtgtcGAGTACAGACAATTCTCGGTGAAATAAATAGACTCCAAACGGATACATTGtaactgcactgatacattgtaacaaacttgtgctgctgctgtgtttgtctagactggatacaaaagaaacaaaccctcagctgtgcgaAAAGGTCTAGATCATGGTGATTTtgtagcctctgaatgtaaacagtggATATTTTTAttcagcaagcagagatgttggaaatcatggaaaaataaaaaaatttagaaCGTTTCTGAATGATTTCGATTTTGTCATGTTTGAGCTTTATTCACACTTAACATGGAGACCCCCAGAAACGCCGTGGACAGTGGTaccacatacaaactccatgcagagacGACCCATGACCCCAGCGCTGTGCCAACCCCTGAGCCGTGGGGTCACCGGAGACGTCAGCTGCTTCCCTGTCCGTCATTCCTCATCGCTCCCTCCAGACACTTCCTGCAGCTCAGTGTCCACATCATATAAAGCTCATCAGTCTCATTACCTTTCCAGCTCAATCTTACGAGGGCACTGCCCGGGTGGCACGGTGAAGGGCAGCTGTACTTTTGGCTCGTAGCCTCTCTTGGAGAAGTCGGATTTTACCAGCACCTCTGTAGTGGGGCCGTAGACCTGCTTGTCCAGGATCGATTGGAGATCAGACGGGGTCTCAAAGCTGCTGACTAAGGAGGCGAGTGGAAAACGTTACTATGAAGACCGGCAGAGGAGCGGTGCCCGGGGCGGACCGGCCAGACGGACCCGACACCGCTGACTAAGGAGGAGAGTGATAAACGTTACTAAGATAAGCGGCAGAGGAGCGGTGCCCGGGGCGTACCGGCCGACCAGACGGACCCGACACCACTGACTAAGGAGGCGAGTGATAAACGTTACTAAGATAAGCGGCAGAGGAGCGGTGCCCGGGGCGTACCGGCCGACCAGACGGACCCGACACCACTGACTAAGGAGGCGAGTGATAAACGTTACTAAGATAAGCGGCAGAGGAGCGGTGCCCGGGGCGGACCGGCCGACCAGAAGGACCCGACACCACTGACTAAGGAGGAGAGTGATAAACGTTACTAAGATAAGCGGCAGAGGAGCGGTGCCCGGGGCGGACCGGCCGACCAGAAGGACCCGACACCACTGACTAAGGAGGAGAGTGATAAACGTTACTAAGATAAGCGGCAGAGGAGCGGTGCCCGGGGCGGACCGGCCGACCAGAAGGACCCGACACCACTGACTAAGGAGGAGAGTGATAAACGTTACTAAGATAAGCGGCAGAGGAGCGGTGCCCGGGGCGGACCGGCCGACCAGAAGGACCCGACACCGCTGACTAAGGAGGAGAGTGATAAACGTTACTAAGATAAGCGGCAGAGGAGCGGTGCCCGGGGCGGACCGGCCGACCAGACGGACCCGACACCGCTGACTAAGCGCTGAATGTTTTATAATAATACTTGTAACTGCGAGGCCATATGGACACGATGTTTATTACGTGTGGATTTGCCGCGCAtattttcctgcagcaaatccgcagcataataccggACCCGCAAAATAATTGAGATTTCAAGTTCCCTCATCTACACATTGTAGAATTTTTTCGCACGtaatttgacctgcggtgcgtattttaaaatttaTCTGGAGTTTCCGCCTGCGAatagtatctgacaagtttaaaaaaaacgcatcaaaacccgCAACATAAATCCGcagctatttccgcatcaaaatataaaaaccgcaccgaaaaataGAAGATGCAGATTTTGCCTGTGGAATTATCCGGGTTTGGCTGCGGTTTTCTGTACCAAATTACACAGCGTGTGCACGAAGCCTAATCCTCCCACTAGGGAGCGCTCTACATACAGAGCCATACATTGACTGATGTAAGAAATCCACATGCAgtgagcgccctctagtggtgtcAGAAAGAACTTTATCATTTAACTTCTCGTCTCATGACTGGGTCCCCCCTACGTGCGGCCCCCCGGCATCGAAATGGATTTTCACAAAAGTAAGAGATAGAAAGGAGCCGCTTCTGTTCTGCCGGTTGGTTGCTATGCACCCGCAGCCTGACGACCCCATTATAAGGACTGCGGCTCAATGGGCGCGGTTTACCTTTCGGAGTATGTTGGTCCTGATCCGCTTGTCGGAGGAGATCTGGTTGCACGGACGGCCCGGCATTGACATCCTGAAATATAACGGAGACGGCGTTTGTAGCTGCCGTTTCTTTGAGAAGCAGTAAGGCCAAAATCACACACGCAGTTTCTGATGCAGTTTCtggttcatttttttttagccaacgccagaaatggatccaaaaagaaggaaaagtttaAAGAAAACGCTGACGGATCtcgtttcttttgtgtccacatgtgtttggctcaaaaaactgcatcaaaactgtgtgtgatcatgAGCTAATAGGAAATCTCAGAAAACCGCGATCACTACAATGGAACATCGGAATACGGCCCGAAATCTGGGAGCGTCCGCGGCGCCGGTCATGTGACTCCTGAGGACACTCACTTTGACCAGAGGAGCCGCCTTGTAGGTCAGGATGTCGGAGTAGAAGCCGCGCTGTCGGATAACGGGATAATTTCGTGGCAGGTTTTCGCTGTTCCCTGCAGTAGATGCCGGAGCAAGAGGCTGAGGACGCGGTGATATCCCAGGATGCACGTGGTGTGGACTCCTCCCCGGAGAATGGGAGTTGTGGGTCTTTACCTGTTCCATCACCGCCCTACAGAGGAGACAAGACCAACAAATGTGTGAAGATGAGAAGAAAACCGCACGCAGCCCTGCAGATCATTCCACCCGCCCCATAGTACTGCAGACCATTCCACCCGCCCCATAGTACTGCAGACCATTCCACCCGCCCCATAGTACTGCAGACCATTCCACCCGCCCCATAGTACTGCAGACCATTCCACCCGCCCCATAGTACTGCAGACCATTCCACCCGCCCCATAGTACTGCAGATCATTCCACCCGCCCCATAGTACTGCAGACCATTCCACCCGCCCCATAGTACTGCAGACCATTCCACCCGCCCCATAGTACTGCAGACCATTCCACCCGCCCCATAGTACTGCAGACCATTCCACCCGCCCCATAGTACTGCAGACCATTCCACCCGCCCCATAGTACTGCAGATCATTCCACCCGCCCCATAGTACTGCAGACCATTCCACCCGCCACATAGTACTGCAGACCATTCCACCCGCCCCATAGTACTGCAGATCATTCCACCCGCCCCATAGTACTGCAGATCATTCCACCCGCCCCATAGTACTGCAGACCATTCCACCCGCCCCATAGTACTGCAGACCATTCCACCCGCCCCATAGTACTGCAGACCATTCCACCCGCCACATAGTACTGCAGACCATTCCACCCGCCCCATAGTACTGCAGATCATTCCACCCGCCCCATATTACTGCAGATCATTCCACCCGCCCCATAGTACTGCAGACCATTCCACCCGCCCCATAGTACTGCAGACCATTCCACCCGCCCCATAGTACTGCAGATCATTCCACCCGCCCCATAGTACTGCAGATCATTCCACCCGCCCCATAGTACTGCAGACCATTCCACCCGCCCCATAGTACTGCAGACCATTCCACCCGTCCCATAGTACTGCAGATCATTCCACCCGCCCCATAGTACTGCAGATCATTCCACCCGCCCCATAGTACTGCAGACCATTCCACCCGCCCCATAGTACTGCAGATCATTCCACCCGCCCCATAGTACTGCAGACCATTCCACCCGCCCCATAGTACTGCAGACCATTCCACCCGCCCCATAGTACTGCAGACCATTCCACCCGCCCCATAGTACTGCAGATCTTTACATCCGCCCCATAGTACTGCAGACCATTCCACCCGCCCCATAGTACTGCAGATCATTCCACCCGCCCCATAGTACTGCAGACCATTCCACCCGCCCCATAGTACTGCAGACCATTCCACCCGCCCCATAGTACTGCAGACCATTCCACCCGCCCCATAGTACTGCAGATCTTTACATCCGCCCCATAGTACTGCAGACCATTCCACCTGCCCCATAACACTGCAGATCATTCCACCCGCCCCATAGTACTGCAGACCATTCCACCCGCCCCATAGTACTGCAGACCATTCCACCCGCCCCATAGTACTGCAGATCTTTACATCCGCCCCATAGTACTGCAGACCATTCCACCTGCCCCATAGTACTGCAGATCTTTACATCCGCCCCATAGTACTGCAGATCATTCCACCTGCCCCATAGTACTGCAGATCTTTACATCCGCCCCATAGTACTGCAGATCATTCCACCCGCCCCATAGTACTGCAGATCATTCCACCCGCCCCATAGTACTGCAGACCATTCCACCCACCCCATAGTACTGCAGACCATTCCACCCGCCCCATAGTACTGCAGACCATTCCACCCGCACCATAGTACTGCAGACCATTCCACCTGCCCCATAGTACTGCAGACCATTCCACCCGCCCCATAACACTGCAGATCATTCCACCCGCCCCATAGTACTGCAGACCATTCCACCCGCCCCATAGTACTGCAGACCATTCCACCCGCCCCATAGTACTGCAGACCATTCCACCCACCCCATAGTACTGCAGATCATTCCACCCGCCCCATAGTACTGCAGATCATTCCACCCGCCCCATAGTACTGCAGATCATTCCACCTGCCCCATAGCACTGCAGACCATTCCACCCGCCACATAGTACTGCAGATCATTCCACCCGCCCCATAGTACTGCAGATCATTCCACCCACCCCATAGTACTGCAGACCATTCCACCCGCCCCATAGTACTGCAGACCATTCCACCCGCCCCATAGTACTGCAGATCATTCCACCCGCCCCATAGTACTGCAGATCATTCCACCCGCCCCATAGAACTGCAGACCATTCCACCCGCCCCATAGTACTGCAGATCTTTACATCATATAGCTGCAGATTATTTCTTCCTCTCAATTTAGCAGTAAATCCTTTCACTTCCTCTACAGCTGCAGACTATTTCACCCCAGTTCTTATTTTACTATATCTGCAGACTATTTCACCCCAGTTGCTCTTATTTTACTAGATCTCTACAGCTGCAGATTATTCTGTTCTGTCCTTTCGGCTGCAGACTATTTTATGCTGTCCCTGTATCTGCAGAGCATTACTCATTCTATAGACCATTTAACCCTGTAAATACTTCGGCAGTTTGTGGCGTCATCGCTTCATCTATGGATCTGTTCCTAGAACTTCAGGATTTTCACTTACTCATTGAGGAGAATTTATAGTTGGCGTCTGATGTCGGTTGAGAACGTTCTCCGCAGATCCCAAGAAATCTGGAAGAAAAGTCATTATCACATGAGACATTAGACTTGTGTATTGTGCGCGGAGGGATCCCCATCATCCACTTCTCAATGATACATATGACCAAATAACCATTCCTAccgctcccctccccctcatgGGCGACAGTTACATCTTTTTCTCACTGAAGGTTTAGTTGCTGACTGATTATAGCTGTGATCTaatgaagcagagctgcagtataaagcatggggAAGGACAGAGCAGCAGGTTAAGCCTCTGATGGGAAAGGAGGTGGagttcagactacctcagactccaatagacaatgcagctgggctggagtcactgatcatagctgtATACTAATGGAGAGGAGCTGCTGTGTAAAGCATGGAGGAGAGACAGAAGACAATACCTTTTGCTACTTTGATCTTAATCCTTGTGATGCCCCTgtgactacatctcccagcatgccctgacagtccTGTATCCTAGTTCTTGTAGTTGCACAGCAGCTGTACAGTGTAAAGTCATTACACATTGGGGCCCCTTCTGTTGGGGAACTACATATCCCGGCAATCCCCGGGAGTGGCTGACCTGGTGTGCTCAGACTTGTAGAGTGCCGGAGCTGAAGGTCTGTGACAATTTCATATAAAATGCTACATAGAAGCGGCGCCTCACACGGAGAAATCACGTTACCTGCTGCCCGCCGTCCCGACCGTATCCAGGCAACAGGACGCTAAGTATCCAGGGAGATACCAAGTCCTGTGCAGGGGGAGAAACTGGGCCACACCCCCCGCGGCAGCGTCTTAATATTACACGTTCAATCCCTCTGCTAATTTGCATATTCAGACGCTGCTTCCAGTTATAAGCACTGCTGCCCCTAGCGGCCACTAACTAGAACGTCACTCACAATCTGGGAGACTGCTGCCCCTAGCGGCGACTAACTAGAACATCCCTTACAACTTGGGAGACTGCTGCCCCTAGCGGCCACCAACAAGAACGTCCCTCACAACCTGGGAAACTGCTGCCTCTAGCGGCCACGAACTAGAACGTCCCTCGCAACCTGGGAGACTACTGCCCCTAGCGGCCACCTAAAAGAACGTCCCTCACAACCTGGAAGACTGCTGCCCCTAGCGGCCACGAACTAGAACGTCTCTCGCAACCTGGGAGACTGTTGCCCCTAGCGGCCACGAACTAGAACGTCCCTCGCAACCTGGGAGACTGCTGCCCCTAGCGGCCAACAAAAAGAACGCCCCTCACGACCTGGGAGACTGCTGCCCCTAGCGGCCGCAGAATAGAATGCTGCTCATTGCTTCCTTTCTATGGGTATGAATTGGACACTGCTGCCCCTTGTGGTCATTAAGAATATCATGTCAGTCAGTTCTAGGTCAGTCATTTGTGTGGGTGTTTATGGCCCCCCATAAAAGCTTCTTCTTCTTTTAGACACAACTCACGTTTCCTTCTTTCCGTATTAGCGGAAGAATCATCGATCAAAACCTCAATACAGTTTATTGTCACTATGTGCAAAGAAGCGGCCCCGGAATCCTGGCGCCTGTATGGGTGGCGTTTCTTCGGATGCCTGTGTCTTGTGTCTGGGTTTCATTATACGCAGGGGATATATTCTGAGCGATGATTTCTGTGGCAATATTTCGTAGATATTACAATGTAATTATTGGGCCAGCGCGTGTCATAATCCTGATGACACGACGTTCAATAAAACCGTGGAATAATTTACAATGTGCGGAgatgaggatctctaataatacaCAGCAGGAACATGAGGCGAATGCCCAGCCCCTAGAAGATGACAGTAAAATAACATCCGGATTATAGAAATGTATCGATACGACGCAACAAAATCACGAGAAATAACAAAGAacagagcattttctaaattatattttgaaacattgcagTTCTCACattggccactagatgtcagcacaACAGGCTCCAATCCAGATTGCTGAGAAAAAAGCATCTCGTTTTACAGCCTACAGTAAAACTGAAGAATTATCACCAGCAGAGCATGAACAGCAGATTGACAGGTCTATTAGACTGCGGGAGTCAAGAAGGGAAGGTTGTAGACAACTGACATACAATGGAATAAGTGGGTGTGGCTACCTGGGGAGGACTGATGATGTCACCGTCCATCTGCTGTAAAGCATCTCTGCATTCACAGCCTTGTGGAATTGTTAGTCTTGAGCTGAAAAACACTTAACAGCTAAGATGATCCCCCATAATGCACCGCAACCTCTCCCACAACAGCAGAGCCTTATTAGTATAGACAATGACCCATCATGTGGGGGCTTCAGCCCGAGAACTCACAGTTAATACAGCTCAGGATGCAACTGGAGTATAAAAGATGTTACAGTAGAAATCtacagctctggctgtgactggagtatacaATGTGACTCTTTGTAAAGTCTTTATTGGTCCTTGCACCTTCGTACCAGCAGAACCTGCACGTCCATCACATTGGTCCCAGTTAACCCAGTCACCAGGAGACGCCGGCCATTTTGGAAGTGACTGAAGAAGCCGTATGAGTCACTGTCTTTAAGGAAGGCCTCTGTATCCAGACCCCCCTGCCGCGCCTGCTCCACCAGCTCTGGGTAAGAGAAAGCACCAGCAGCCTGTGTGGGACCATCCTGCCCATCTGTGCCCCCACTCAGGAACATGACGTCACAGCCCTGCATGGCAGCCTGACATTTATGCCACTCTGCAGCCACCCGCAGTGCCAGCTCCTGGTTTCTGCCCCCTCTGCCATTTCCCTGCACTTGCACTGTAGTTTCACCTCCGCAGAGGACACAGACGGCATCGACACCCCCGGCCTCCGTCAGGTCCTGCAGCAGCTCAGCAAGGTTGAGGTCATGAATGTCCATGGATGAGGCCAGGGCCAGGATCTTCTCTTCTAGCCGCTGCCTCTGGGGGGCGCACATTATATAAGAGCAGATGACTTCAGCCAGGAGGGCGAAAAACCGGGAGACGAGTTTAACATCGCCACTGACTGCGGCAGAGAGGAGCGAGGTCAAGTACCCCAACGTCTGAGACTCCTGCCCGGCCTCGCGCAGGGACATGAGGTTGGAGCCGATCAGAACGTTGTGAACGTGGCCAAGATGCTGCGAGGGCTCTGCCCGGGGTCTGGAGAGCAGGACTTCCTCCGCAGCGGGCACCGAGCCCCTCAGGCCGTATCTACTCAGTATCTGTAGACAGTCCGCTGCCTCGTAGGCGCTGCAGACGGTGGGGCCACTGGCAATGACATCGAGGTCATCTCCAACCACGTCGGACAGGATCAGACTGACCACCTGCATGAGAGAGACTGAGAGTGTCAATGCCCGTGTGAAATGCCTGCAACTTCCTGATATACTTTGCGTTTCGACTCCACTTTCAAAAAGTCTgctagctgtcagtgaatggaaacattcttgtgaaTATTCAGAGGCTGAAACCGCTTCCAGaaatagtcctgctcacacagctgctggTTTATTACAATCATCTGTGAGAGGAATAGcccggactccagactgatacatgtggactgcacagatacattgtaacaaactatcaggacaggagagagatttgtgtgcTGCATGAATGACAGATCCCGGATATGTGGCTATTAGAAAGGTACAACATCAGGAAGGATCCCGACAATAGCCTGCAGGGGACGTAGGGAATTTCGGAACCGTAACAGAGTACAGGAGCGGTTGATGGCAGCCTGTCTTCTGTGAATGCAATGCTAATACAGGCTGCCATGATCTGCCACTAAACATTACAACAGGCAGCAAACACTACTCTACTGTGCCGAGGGCAAGGAATGTCCGGctccacacagctctgcagcgttATCTCATCTCCAcatttgcaacaatttttttaattggcCCAATGTAACTGAATGAAAAACTGAAGTAACTTTACAGTCTGTCCatccgttttgtgtctacagctccttttCAGAACTATGTGTCTCCAGGGTAACAGACTCTGTGTAGTCAGATGCTGCAATCATATTGTCATCCATCTATCCCATACGTCCTGCTATTCCACTGAATGTATGCTAGAAAGTAGTAGGGAACAGATGGAAGGGAGAATGCCTGCAGACAACACAGGGTTtgttttgtagtctgttaccatggagacacagttcTGATTTTTCATTAAGATTATGGGTAGAGATGCTTTACTTGTCATTTAAGATGCACTAGGGCAAGGTGAAGGTGGAGATGGCCTTTAAGAAAGTACTTCAAAATGATTTCTATTTCGTGGTCCGTCACTGCCACAtagtgagataaaggctatccttgTACTGACCTGCGCAGGGTAGGCTGCCCTGGATAGGCCCCCGCCCTTCAGTTGGGACAGGGCTCTGCGGATTGTGTTCAGCTCTTGTATTGTCGCCCCTTTAAGAGCCAGCTGCTGGGTTATTGCCTGTTTATCCGGCAGTGTGAGGGGAGGCACGGGCGCGGGCAGAAGGGCTGAGCCGCCACCTAAGATAAGAAAACATCGGTGAGAATGGTCCAAACCAAGACAGTATGCGGAGAACCTCAATACCATGACGTGGTGCACTTTTCCACTTCAGCTTTCTGTGGTGCCtggtgtaaacactacatctccctCAATGCAGCACAGCAGAGCATGCTCAGTACAAACAAATGTCATGTAGCCTTTGAAATAAAAGTAAACCAGCCGAAATCTGGATAAACCTGTAAATATTACCGGACTTCCCTTTAAGAGACATGTACATTGGTTAGATTTTAGTAGACGGTAGGGTCTTGGGACTAAGGACACAGGACTGGAGCAGACGAGGCGGAGGCCCTCCTTTCACCTGAGATCAGCACCAgcagtaaatgctgctcctccagCTTTTCTGCCAGTCTCTGTATTTCCCCCGCCGCCCTCATTGCAGCCTCGTCTGGCATATTGTTTGTGGCTCCTTCCATCACACGAATCCTGGACTCCGTATTCAGAAGCATCTCCCTGCGGACACAGCCAAGATAGCAAAAATTACAAAGGAGCCACGAGCCACGGAGCAGCCTCACATAATATAGTGCCGGGTAAGTTCAGCTAAGAAACAATGTGGAGCGTCATCCTGACAGTATACAGGACAAAGAGCCGAGCaactccacatcattacacagcGTAATATAGAATTCACCTGTATAATCAGCGAAGTCAGTgtgtacttatcctgtattatactccagagctgcactcactattctgctggtggagtcactgtgtacatacattacattacttatcctgtactgatcctgagttatatcctgtattatactccagagctgcactcgctattctgctggtggagtcactgtgtacatacattacattacttatcctgtactgatcctgagttatatcctgtattatactccagagctgcactcactattctgctggtggagtcactgtgtacatacattacattacttatcctgtactgctcctgagttacatcctgtattatactccagagctgcactcactattctgctggtggagtcactgtgtacatacattacattactgatcctgtactgatcctgagttacatcctgtattatactccagagctgcactcactattctgctggtggaattactgtgtacatacattacattacttatcctgtactgatcctgagttacatcttgtattatactccagagctgcactcactattctgctggtggagtcactgtgtacatacattacattacttatcctgtactgatcctgagttacatcctgtattatactccagagctgcactcactattctgctggtggagtcactgtgtacatacattacttatcctgtactgatcctgagttatatcctgtattatactccagagctgcactcactattctgctggttcgtATATGTACATTGTTTACATCTGGACATGAGACACACTCCTGTGGTTGGGTTATTACCTCTTTCCAGCCTGCTTGAGGCTCTCCTCCATGCCTTGGGGGATGCTGATCACTCCTTCTACCAAATGGTTTCCAACAATCTGTTCCACTGCAGCTGCCATTCCCAGTACGGCCTTTCCGAACCCCACCAGATAGAGGTTCTTCTTCAGGGTAAACGCCTTCCCACCGCACTCCAGGACAGAGGAGCCTCCGGTATCTCTGACAGTTAGGGCTCTCGGTAACATGCGGggtggtaagacggccgacacggCGCTCCAGAATATACGATGGGCATCATCCTGTAGGTTCGCCATGTTCCTAATAGGGCTGTGCGGTTGGCAGAAGACTCGTCTTACATGGACTGGTAATAATCTGGCCATGGAGGGTCTTCTGCTGCCTGTGGGGAGAGATCAGTAGTAAGTCGTGCTCCATAATAAAAAGTAAGAGGTGAGCCTGTAAATAGGACCAGAGGCCCAAATCTAAAGATCCGGGCCAGCAAGTCATGGGGGAGGGGTTGATCAACACGTCATTGGGGGCTCCTAAGTCATGGAGAAGGGCCAGACTTTATTGTGTGCCCGAGAGCCCTGGCGAAGGAAGTCGGGGGTCGACCCTTCCATGGGAGCTTCTACGTCCCAGGTGGGGGAAGTTGGGTTAGACTATTAGTCGGGAGTCGTGTTGGGGGGGGGGTCCACACTTCATTGGGGTCTCCTGTCTCAGTCATGGATAGAGATTTGGACCTCCAGACCCCGTCATGCACTTCTTATGTGGATCTTCTTAGGTGATGGTCATATAGGTGACTGTACATTGTTCTAGAGCGGGGGAGGGTCCGGAGGTGGGGGTCTGGGGGCCGGTGTTGCGGTGGGGACAGATCCCCCCGCCATACTTTACCTTCACTCCTCCTCTGAACATCAGAATCGCCGTGTTTTTGGGCCGTTATTTTGCGTTTCTGCCGGATATCCTCCAGCTCGTTTTTCGTACGCAGGACA is a genomic window of Rhinoderma darwinii isolate aRhiDar2 chromosome 7, aRhiDar2.hap1, whole genome shotgun sequence containing:
- the GLYCTK gene encoding glycerate kinase; protein product: MARLLPVHVRRVFCQPHSPIRNMANLQDDAHRIFWSAVSAVLPPRMLPRALTVRDTGGSSVLECGGKAFTLKKNLYLVGFGKAVLGMAAAVEQIVGNHLVEGVISIPQGMEESLKQAGKREMLLNTESRIRVMEGATNNMPDEAAMRAAGEIQRLAEKLEEQHLLLVLISGGGSALLPAPVPPLTLPDKQAITQQLALKGATIQELNTIRRALSQLKGGGLSRAAYPAQVVSLILSDVVGDDLDVIASGPTVCSAYEAADCLQILSRYGLRGSVPAAEEVLLSRPRAEPSQHLGHVHNVLIGSNLMSLREAGQESQTLGYLTSLLSAAVSGDVKLVSRFFALLAEVICSYIMCAPQRQRLEEKILALASSMDIHDLNLAELLQDLTEAGGVDAVCVLCGGETTVQVQGNGRGGRNQELALRVAAEWHKCQAAMQGCDVMFLSGGTDGQDGPTQAAGAFSYPELVEQARQGGLDTEAFLKDSDSYGFFSHFQNGRRLLVTGLTGTNVMDVQVLLVRRCKDQ